Proteins encoded by one window of Lathyrus oleraceus cultivar Zhongwan6 chromosome 1, CAAS_Psat_ZW6_1.0, whole genome shotgun sequence:
- the LOC127095602 gene encoding uncharacterized protein LOC127095602, which translates to MGQSKISLKELSSVKRKFTESINDYLNQFRLLKTRCFTQVPTHELVEMAAGRIYYSIRKKLDIQYLRDMAQLSERVRQVERLKAEKAKVSKGKKERIAYADMEDQDTCKWEEYSHVEESKVDMDELKQSPAYVCKLHTPANGKNLAEPKENDKFPKKTCTIDVTNVMIFLICWFQMDLVQNALNEGRLKFAKGKALMKIDSDPLQVVDASYVEPAVVNMV; encoded by the exons ATGGGACAATCTAAGATTAGTTTGAAGGAATTGTCAAGTGTCAAGCGAAAGTTCACTGAGTCGATTAATGATTACCTAAATCAGTTTCGTTTACTGAAAACGAGGTGCTTCACCCAAGTGCCTACACATGAGCTTGTTGAAATGGCTGCCGGAAGGATAtattattccattaggaagaaatTAGACATTCAATATTTAAGAGATATGGCCCAGTTGTCAGAAAGAGTTAGGCAGGTAGAAAGATTGAAGGCCGAGAAGGCCAAAGTGAGTAAGGGTAAAAAAGAGCGAATAGCTTATGCTGACATGGAAGACCAAGACACCTGCAAATGGGAAGAATATAGTCATGTCGAAGAGTCTAAGGTTGACATGGATGAGTTAAAGCAAAGTCCCGCATATGTGTGTAAGTTGCATACACCTGCAAATGGGAAGAATCTTGCAGAGCCTAAAGAAAATGATAAATTCCCTAAGAAAACTTGCACCATCGATGTGACAAATGTGATGATATTTTTGATTTGTTGGTTTCAGATG GATCTTGTGCAGAATGCATTAAACGAAGGCAGACTCAAATTTGCTAAGGGAAAAGCTCTCATGAAGATTGATTCTGACCCACTACAGGTTGTAGATGCTAGTTACGTGGAGCCTGCAGTTGTTAACATGGTTTAA